The Papaver somniferum cultivar HN1 chromosome 3, ASM357369v1, whole genome shotgun sequence genome includes a region encoding these proteins:
- the LOC113360695 gene encoding ethylene-responsive transcription factor ERF015-like encodes MVPTSDKSTATVVTRKKKTKGPFKGVRMRKWGRWVSEIRVPQSRSRIWLGSFDTPEKAARAYDAALYCLRGSQGKFNFPDEKRPEIPDGPSVSYSKNDIKAVATRFASPNSSSVPCSTSSLTNTTSSAEQELESGLKIPITAGKTRSTADAVGESHLAIGVMEPDMFTFSLEKFLLEEPIMIEPDLIWEY; translated from the coding sequence ATGGTTCCCACATCTGACAAGAGTACTGCAACAGTTGTTACCcgaaagaaaaaaaccaaaggacCTTTCAAGGGTGTGAGAATGAGAAAATGGGGTCGATGGGTATCAGAAATTAGGGTCCCCCAGAGTCGATCTCGTATCTGGTTAGGCTCCTTTGATACTCCAGAGAAAGCTGCCCGTGCTTATGATGCAGCACTCTACTGTCTTCGAGGTTCACAAGGGAAGTTTAATTTTCCTGATGAGAAGCGACCTGAAATTCCTGACGGCCCATCAGTCTCCTACTCGAAAAATGACATTAAAGCAGTTGCCACAAGGTTCGCATCACCAAACTCTTCGTCAGTCCCTTGCTCAACATCATCTTTAACAAATACCACAAGCTCAGCAGAGCAAGAACTGGAGAGTGGCCTGAAGATACCAATTACGGCGGGTAAAACAAGAAGCACAGCAGATGCTGTTGGAGAATCCCATTTGGCAATTGGCGTGATGGAACCTGATATGTTTACCTTTTCGCTGGAAAAATTCTTGTTAGAGGAGCCAATAATGATTGAGCCAGACCTGATATGGGAATATTAA